In one window of Deltaproteobacteria bacterium DNA:
- a CDS encoding HD domain-containing protein, giving the protein LEYSLIKIHPQTGYDILKEIEFPWPIARMVLEHHERMNGSGYPQGLKGEEILLESRILAVADVVEAIATHRPYRPGFGIEKALEEIVKNKGVLYDQEVVDACLRLFTEKGFTLN; this is encoded by the coding sequence ACCTGGAGTACAGTTTGATTAAAATTCATCCCCAGACCGGTTATGACATCTTAAAGGAGATCGAATTTCCCTGGCCCATTGCCCGGATGGTCCTGGAACATCATGAAAGGATGAATGGTTCCGGCTATCCGCAAGGACTTAAAGGGGAAGAAATTCTTTTGGAGTCCCGAATCCTGGCTGTTGCCGATGTGGTTGAGGCTATCGCTACCCATCGGCCGTATCGGCCGGGGTTTGGGATTGAAAAAGCCTTGGAGGAAATAGTGAAGAACAAAGGGGTGTTGTATGACCAGGAAGTTGTGGATGCCTGCTTGCGGCTCTTTACAGAGAAAGGGTTTACGCTGAATTAA